Proteins from a single region of Equus quagga isolate Etosha38 chromosome 18, UCLA_HA_Equagga_1.0, whole genome shotgun sequence:
- the NGF gene encoding beta-nerve growth factor encodes MSMLFYTLITALLIGTQAEPHTESNVPAGHAIPQAHWTKLQHSLDTALRRARSAPARAIAARVAGQTRNITVDPKLFKKRRLRSPRVLFSTQPPPVAADTQDLDFEAGGAASFNRTHRSKRSSSHPVFHRGEFSVCDSVSVWVGDKTTATDIKGKEVMVLGEVNINNSVFKQYFFETKCRDPNPVDSGCRGIDSKHWNSYCTTTHTFVKALTMDGKQAAWRFIRIDTACVCVLSRKTGRKA; translated from the coding sequence ATGTCCATGTTGTTCTACACTCTGATTACAGCTCTTTTGATCGGCACACAGGCAGAACCCCACACAGAGAGCAATGTCCCAGCAGGACACGCCATCCCCCAAGCCCACTGGACTAAACTTCAGCATTCGCTTGACACAGCCCTCCGCAGAGCCCGTAGCGCCCCAGCCAGGGCGATAGCTGCAAGGGTGGCGGGGCAGACCCGCAACATCACTGTGGAccccaaactttttaaaaagcggCGACTGCGTTCACCCCGCGTGCTGTTTAGCACCCAGCCCCCACCTGTCGCTGCAGATACTCAGGATCTGGACTTTGAGGCCGGGGGTGCCGCCTCCTTCAACAGGACTCACAGGAGCAAGCGGTCTTCCTCCCACCCCGTCTTCCACAGGGGGGAGTTCTCCGTGTGCGACAGCGTCAGCGTCTGGGTGGGGGATAAGACCACCGCCACGGACATCAAGGGCAAGGAGGTGATGGTGTTGGGAGAGGTGAACATTAACAACAGTGTATTCAAGCAGTACTTTTTTGAGACCAAGTGCCGGGACCCCAATCCCGTGGACAGCGGGTGCCGGGGCATTGACTCGAAGCACTGGAACTCCTATTGCACCACAACCCACACCTTCGTCAAGGCGCTGACCATGGACGGCAAGCAGGCTGCCTGGCGGTTCATCCGGATCGACACGGCCTGTGTGTGCGTGCTCAGCAGGAAAACCGGGAGAAAAGCCTGA